Proteins encoded in a region of the Haloglomus salinum genome:
- a CDS encoding TetR/AcrR family transcriptional regulator, whose amino-acid sequence MDATYTALGKHGYADLTIQTIADEFSKSKSLLYYHYDAKDDLLVDFLDWLVEEFASEVGADPAGNPEDRVRDLFEMLVPEDDGSEGIRLSLLELRMRAPRDERFAKRFDALDERVQAEFAAAVREGIARDRFRDVDAEFVADTLYSLATGTTVRRLTTDYDGESAQRGLDDVIDRLRA is encoded by the coding sequence ATGGACGCCACCTACACGGCGCTGGGGAAACACGGGTACGCGGACCTGACCATCCAGACCATCGCCGACGAGTTCTCGAAGTCGAAGTCGCTGCTGTACTACCACTACGACGCGAAGGACGACCTGCTCGTCGACTTCCTCGACTGGCTCGTCGAGGAGTTCGCCTCCGAGGTCGGCGCCGACCCGGCCGGCAACCCGGAGGACCGCGTGCGCGACCTCTTCGAGATGCTCGTCCCCGAGGACGACGGGTCCGAGGGCATCCGGCTGTCGCTCCTCGAGCTACGGATGCGCGCGCCACGCGACGAGCGGTTCGCAAAGCGGTTCGACGCGCTCGACGAGCGCGTGCAGGCGGAGTTCGCGGCCGCGGTCCGCGAGGGAATCGCCCGCGACCGATTCCGCGACGTGGACGCCGAGTTCGTGGCCGACACCCTCTACTCGCTGGCGACGGGGACGACCGTCCGCCGGCTGACCACCGACTACGACGGCGAGAGCGCCCAGCGTGGCCTGGACGACGTCATCGACCGACTCCGTGCCTGA